The sequence TCTGGTTGCGCGATCCGGAGACAGGCGAAGATCAGCTCGTCGGCAGTAGCGGCGCGCACGGCGGCGGAAATGGCGTTGGAGTTCCGTCCTTAGGCGGCGCGGTTCCACCGAGCGACCATGCCGCCAACGGCAGCGGCCCGTCAGATGTCGAGCCGATTTACGGTCCCACCTACCTTCCGCGAAAGTTCAAGATCGGGATCGGACTGCCCGGCGACAATTGCATCGATATCTATGCCAACGATCTGGGGCTGCTCGCCATCTGCGAAAACTTCCAGATCATTGGCTACAACGTGCTCGTCGGCGGCGGGATGGGCGTCGTCCCCAGCGCGACGAAGACCTTCCCGGCGGTGGCCAAGCGGATGGCGTTCGTGCGGCCAGATCAAGTCGTCGACGTGGCTACTGAGGTGATCAAGGTCCAGCGCGATTTCGGCAGCCGCTCGGATCGCAAAGTCGCCAGGCTCAAGTATCTGATCCACAGTTGGGGCCTTGAGCAATTCAGGGCCAAGGTCGAAGAGTATTACGGCCAGAAGCTTCCCGATCCGCATCCCGACGACGTGCATGGATTCGATGACCATCTCGGCTGGCACGAGCAAGGAGACGGCCGCTGGTTCTATGGGCTGAACGTCGAAAACGGCCGCATCCAAGACATGGAAGACGCCGAAGGCCATCGTCTCAAGTCGGCCCTCCGCGAGATTTGCGGCGGCTACCGCCCCGGCGTCCGCCTGACCGCCCATCAGAGCCTGCTGTTCACCGACGTTTTGCCGCAGGACCGCAGCGACTTCGAGGAGATTTTGCGGCGGCACCGCGTGAAATTGTCGCACGAGATCTCGAACGTCCGCCGCTGGTCGATGGCGTGCGTCGCCTGGCCCACGTGCGGGCTCGCGATCACCGAGGCGGAGCGAGCGCTGCCCGGCATGATCGATCAGCTCGAAGTGGAGCTGGCCAAGCTCGGCCTTTCGAGCGACGTGTTCACGCTCCGCATGACCGGCTGCCCGAACGGCTGTGCTCGGCCTTACAACAGCGATATTGGGCTGGTCGGGCGTGCGGCGGACAAATACACCGTCTTCGTCGGCGGCCGCTTGCTCGGCGATCGGCTCAATTTCATCTACAAGGACATGGTGCCCGCGGCGGAAGTCGTGCCGACGCTCGTGCCACTGTTCGTCTACTTCAAGGCCGCCCGCGACAACGGCGAAACTTTCGGCGATTTCTGCCGCCGCAAAGGAGCGGAAGACCTAAGGGCCTGGACCGATCAACTTGCGATC is a genomic window of Pirellulales bacterium containing:
- a CDS encoding NADPH-dependent assimilatory sulfite reductase hemoprotein subunit, giving the protein MADESDKKPSPAEVIWHERRWPPAPLPDPTKKPSAVETVKIESNYLRGTIREELTDGNTSFSKGNSQLLKHHGTYQQDDREARTAREGGGKSVKSYMFMVRSAVPGGKLTSDQLLAEMDLADELGNGTLRITSRQGLQLHGILKHDLHKTIHRINEVKLSTLAACGDVKRNVMCCPAPHRNDPVHDEMQRLADHLAAHLAPRTRAYHEIWLRDPETGEDQLVGSSGAHGGGNGVGVPSLGGAVPPSDHAANGSGPSDVEPIYGPTYLPRKFKIGIGLPGDNCIDIYANDLGLLAICENFQIIGYNVLVGGGMGVVPSATKTFPAVAKRMAFVRPDQVVDVATEVIKVQRDFGSRSDRKVARLKYLIHSWGLEQFRAKVEEYYGQKLPDPHPDDVHGFDDHLGWHEQGDGRWFYGLNVENGRIQDMEDAEGHRLKSALREICGGYRPGVRLTAHQSLLFTDVLPQDRSDFEEILRRHRVKLSHEISNVRRWSMACVAWPTCGLAITEAERALPGMIDQLEVELAKLGLSSDVFTLRMTGCPNGCARPYNSDIGLVGRAADKYTVFVGGRLLGDRLNFIYKDMVPAAEVVPTLVPLFVYFKAARDNGETFGDFCRRKGAEDLRAWTDQLAIQSTPA